In Nicotiana tabacum cultivar K326 chromosome 19, ASM71507v2, whole genome shotgun sequence, one DNA window encodes the following:
- the LOC107829970 gene encoding hydroquinone glucosyltransferase-like — translation MAETAIVTKSQNPHIVILPSPGMGHLIPLVEFSKRLISQHQFSVTLILPTDGPISNSQKIFLNSLPSCMDYHLLPPVNFDDLPLDVKIETRISLTVTRSLPSLRDVFKTLVESKKIVAFVVDLFGTDAFDVAIDFNVSPYIFYPSTAMALSLFLYLPKLDGTVSCEYRELTDPVQIPGCIPIHGKDLLDPVQDRKNEAYKWLLHHSKRYRMAEGIVANSFKELEGGAIKALQEEEPGKPPVYPVGPLIQMDSVSKVDGLGCLTWLDEQPRGSVLYISYGSGGTLSHEQLIEVASGLEMSEQRFLWVIRCPNDTVANATYFNVQVSTNPLDFLPKGFLERTKGLGLVVPNWAPQTQILSHGSTGGFLTHCGWNSTLESVVHGVALIAWPLYAEQKMNAVMLTEDIKVALRPKANENGVVGRLEIAKVVKGLMEGEEGKGVRTRMRDLKDAAAKVLSQDGSSTKALAELAIKLKNKVLNN, via the coding sequence ATGGCGGAAACTGCTATAGTGACAAAATCACAAAATCCCCATATCGTAATTTTACCAAGTCCTGGTATGGGTCACCTAATCCCTCTTGTTGAATTTTCTAAGAGACTAATCTCTCAACACCAATTTTCTGTCACTCTTATTCTCCCTACTGATGGACCTATCTCGAATTCTCAGAAAATTTTCCTGAATTCTCTTCCCTCTTGCATGGATTATCACCTTCTTCCTCCTGTTAATTTCGACGATTTGCCTCTTGATGTTAAAATTGAAACTAGAATCTCCCTTACTGTTACGCGTTCTCTTCCTTCGCTGCGTGATGTTTTTAAAACACTTGTTGAATCCAAGAAAATAGTTGCTTTTGTGGTTGATCTTTTTGGTACTGATGCATTTGATGTTGCCATTGATTTCAACGTTTCCCCTTATATTTTTTACCCTTCTACTGCCATGGCTTTGTCTCTGTTTCTTTACTTGCCTAAGCTTGATGGAACCGTGTCATGTGAGTACAGGGAGTTGACTGACCCGGTTCAGATTCCGGGTTGTATTCCTATCCATGGCAAGGATCTTCTCGACCCGGTTCAGGACCGGAAAAACGAAGCTTACAAATGGCTTCTTCATCATTCAAAGAGGTATAGAATGGCTGAGGGAATAGTAGCTAACAGTTTCAAGGAATTGGAAGGAGGAGCCATTAAAGCTTTGCAGGAAGAAGAACCCGGTAAGCCACCCGTTTACCCGGTTGGACCACTTATTCAGATGGATTCGGTTAGTAAGGTTGATGGGTTGGGTTGTCTGACGTGGCTGGATGAACAGCCACGTGGCTCGGTTTTGTACATCTCGTACGGGAGTGGTGGGACCCTCTCTCATGAGCAGCTCATCGAAGTTGCATCAGGATTGGAAATGAGTGAACAAAGGTTCTTGTGGGTAATTAGATGTCCCAATGACACTGTAGCCAATGCCACTTATTTTAATGTCCAAGTTTCAACTAACCCTCTTGATTTTCTCCCAAAAGGGTTCTTGGAAAGGACGAAAGGGTTAGGTTTAGTGGTGCCCAATTGGGCCCCACAAACTCAAATACTTAGCCATGGTTCGACGGGCGGGTTCTTGACTCATTGTGGATGGAACTCGACTCTGGAAAGTGTGGTCCACGGAGTAGCACTCATAGCTTGGCCACTTTATGCTGAACAAAAGATGAATGCGGTTATGTTAACTGAGGATATTAAAGTGGCACTGAGGCCAAAAGCCAATGAAAATGGAGTAGTGGGAAGATTGGAAATTGCTAAAGTTGTGAAAGGATTAATGGAAGGTGAAGAAGGAAAAGGAGTGCGCACTAGAATGAGAGACCTTAAAGATGCAGCAGCTAAAGTTCTGAGTCAAGATGGTTCTTCTACAAAAGCACTAGCTGAATTAGCTATTAAATTGAAGAATAAGGTGTTAAACAATTGA
- the LOC142173630 gene encoding uncharacterized protein LOC142173630, translated as MDALRQHIQGEVPWYMLFADDIVLINEMHGGVNERLDVWRQTLESKVFKLIKTETEYLECKFNNVTQETNMEVKLETQVIPKIECWPVKNTHVRKIKVAEMRMLR; from the exons ATGGATGCATTGAGGCAACACATTCAAGGAGAGGTGCCATGGtatatgttatttgctgatgacatagttctgattaaCGAGATGCACGGTGGTGTTAATGAGAGGCTGGATgtttggaggcagaccctggagtctaagGTTTTCAAGTTGATCAAGACCGAGACGGAATATTTAGAGTGCAAATTCAACAACGTTACCCAGGAAACGAACATGGAGGTGAAGCTTGAAACACAAGTTATCCCCAAGATAG AGTGTTGGCCGGTCAAGAACACTCATGTTCGGAAGATAAAAGTAGCTGAGATGAGGATGTTAAGGtga
- the LOC107782753 gene encoding uncharacterized protein LOC107782753 yields MAMGAWRSSRDASCMWTTTTECIILVVREVLRVSKDFTGGHKGDWWWSEEVQEKVEAKKAMYLKLVESMDEEATRMNGEGYRRAKKETKLAVTTGKIAAFEHLYEEFGAKGGDKKLYRLASVRDRKAHDLDQVKCIKDEEGRVLMEDAQIRRRWQTYFHKLLNEEDDRNIVLRDLEHSEDHRDFGYCRRIRVEKVEGAMRKMHRGRATGPDKIPVEYWKNAGSASLEWLTRLFNVIFRMKKIPEEWR; encoded by the coding sequence ATGGCTATGGGAGCCTGGAGGAGCAGTAGGGATGCGAGTTGTATGTGGACTACGACAACGGAGTGTATTATATTAGTTGTGAGAGAGGTGTTAAGGGTCTCGAAGGATTTCACTGGTGGCCACAAAGGTGACTGGTGGTGGAGTGAGGAGGTACAAGAGAAAGTAGAAGCTAAGAAAGCGATGTACTTGAAGCTTGTAGAAAGCATGGACGAGGAGGCAACGAGGATGAACGGGGAGGGGTATAGGAGGGCTAAGAAGGAGACAAAGTTAGCGGTTACGACGGGTAAGATTGCGGCATTTGAGCATCTGTATGAAGAGTTTGGGGCCAAAGGCGGGGATAAGAAGTTATACAGGCTAGCCAGTGTGAGAGACAGGAAGGCCCATGATCTGGATCAAGTTAAGTGCATCAAAGATGAGGAAGGTAGAGTTTTGATGGAAGATGCTCAAATTAGACGAAGATGGCAGACATACTTCCATAAACTCCTGAATGAAGAGGATGATAGGAATATTGTGTTGCGCGATTTGGAGCACTCCGAGGATCACCGGGATTTCGGGTATTGTAGGCGCATAAGAGTAGAGAAGGTCGAGGGGGCTATGCGCAAGATGCACAGGGGTAGAGCAACCGGGCCAGACAAAATTCCTGTGGAATATTGGAAGAATGCGGGTAGTGCAAGTTTGGAGTGGCTCACAAGGTTGTTCAATGTCATTTTTAGGATGAAGAAGATACCCGAAGAATGGAGGTAG
- the LOC107782761 gene encoding protein trichome birefringence-like 25, giving the protein MKALNSNNVIKKQLSLVFVKFAVCFLLFGLAYRLFLSNFQQFPQIEVNDTAFVSDNTLSPPATMNQPPVTGYLPENVMDRTLQNGKCNLFIGDWVSDPNGPVYTNSTCYTIESHQNCMKNGRPDTDYLYWRWKPRDCELPRFSPKKFLNLMRNKSFAFICFAFFHRYISSSNKVVMQEEQGDEVYHDKQFKSRRWYFPTHNFTLSVVWSPFLAKATIFEDDNGVSTDIIQLHLDKLDDVWTRKFDSFDYVVIAGGKWYLKSAIYYENDKIVGCHYCPGKNITEVGFDYAYRKAMNSTMKFITSSKNKAYTFFRTTTPDHFENGEWNTGGYCNRTGPFKQDEVDIGYVDEVMRKIELEEFESISRTESTDRLTMKLFDTTFLSLLRPDGHPGVYRQYQPFAKENKNKKIQNDCLHWCLPGPIDSWNDVMMEMLFTS; this is encoded by the exons ATGAAGGCCTTGAATAGCAACAACGTTATCAAGAAACAACTTTCCTTAGTTTTTGTAAAGTTTGCAGTTTGTTTTCTGTTGTTTGGGCTTGCCTACCGTCTGTTCTTGTCCAATTTTCAACAGTTTCCTCAGATTGAGGTGAATGACACAGCTTTTGTTTCCGACAACACATTGTCGCCGCCGGCCACCATGAATCAGCCGCCGGTAACGGGTTATCTTCCAGAGAACGTAATGGACCGAACTTTGCAAAATG GAAAATGTAATTTATTTATAGGAGATTGGGTGTCAGATCCCAACGGTCCTGTTTACACTAACAGTACTTGCTATACAATTGAATCTCACCAGAATTGTATGAAAAATGGGAGACCTGATACTGATTATCTTTACTGGAGATGGAAACCCAGAGACTGTGAGTTACCAAGATTCAGCCCCAAGAAATTCCTCAATTTGATGCGGAACAAATCATTTGCCTTCATTTGCTTTGCATTCTTTCACAGGTACATTTCAAGCTCAAATAAA GTTGTCATGCAGGAGGAACAAGGCGATGAGGTCTACCATGACAAGCAATTTAAAAGCAGAAGATGGTACTTCCCAACCCATAATTTCACTCTTTCTGTGGTCTGGTCGCCTTTTCTTGCAAAAGCCACTATTTTTGAAGACGACAATGGAGTTTCCACGGATATAATCCAGCTTCATCTTGACAAACTGGATGATGTTTGGACTCGAAAATTTGACAGTTTTGATTATGTAGTCATTGCTGGTGGCAAGTGGTACCTGAAATCTGCAATTTACTATGAAAACGATAAGATTGTTGGCTGCCACTATTGCCCTGGTAAGAACATTACAGAAGTGGGATTTGACTACGCATATCGCAAAGCAATGAATTCGACCATGAAATTCATCACAAGCTCGAAGAACAAGGCGTATACATTTTTTAGAACGACTACCCCCGATCACTTTGAGAATGGTGAATGGAATACAGGAGGTTATTGTAATAGAACAGGACCCTTCAAACAAGATGAGGTTGATATTGGTTATGTAGATGAGGTGATGCGCAAAATTGAATTAGAAGAATTCGAGAGTATATCGAGAACAGAATCTACAGACAGGTTGACAATGAAATTGTTCGATACTACTTTCCTTTCGCTGCTGAGGCCAGATGGGCACCCTGGAGTCTACAGACAATATCAGCCATTTGCtaaagaaaataagaacaaaaagATTCAGAATGATTGTCTACATTGGTGCTTGCCCGGTCCAATAGATTCGTGGAACGATGTAATGATGGAAATGTTGTTCACCAGTTGA